The Halostagnicola kamekurae sequence GTTCGTCCATCGTCCGTTTCAGTCGACGCGACTTCTCGGCGGCGAAGCGGTCGGGGAGATCTGGGTCCCGATCGACCAGTTCGGGTGCGTCGATCACCCCCGGTTCGGGTTCGGCTCCTGCGGCGTCGGCCCCGGCGCGACGGCCCCAGACGAGGCCCTCGAGCAGGCTCGTACTCGCCAGTCGGTTCGCGCCGTGGACGCCGGTTCGGGCGCACTCGCCGACGGCGTACAGGCGATCCAGCGTCGTTCGCCCGCGTCCGTCGACGTCGATACCGCCACAGAGGAAGTGCTCGCACGGAGCGACCGGAATCTCCTCGCCCGTAACGCCTCGGTCGCGACACTTCTCGGCGAGCGTCGGGAACTCGGCGTCGAACTCGAGGGGGCTCACGTCGAGGACGACCTCGCCCGTCGCCTCGCGCTCGTCGGCCACCGCGCGGGCGACGACGTCGCGGGGTGCGAGGTCCCCCTGCGGGTGGTACTCGGGCATGAACCGCTCGCCGTCGCCGTTTCGCAGGACGGCTCCCTCGCCGCGCAGCGCCTCCGAAAGCAAGAACGGATCGTCGTCTTCGGCGGTCTCGCCGTCTCCGTTCGAAACGCGACTGGATTCGCTCCCGGCGTAGGCGGTCGGGTGGAACTGGACGTACTCCATATCCGCCACGTCGGCGCCCGCCAGCGCCGCCATCGCGATGCCGTCTCCCGTGGCGGCGTCGGGGTTGGTCGACCGACCGTAGAGCGCGCCGATCCCGCCAGTCGCGAGAATCGTCGCGCCCGCGTAGATCGGTTGGCCTGTCGCTCGCTCGTCGGTGACGATGCCGTGGACTCGCCCCTCGTGGGTGAGCAACTCGAGAGCGGCCGTGTCCTCCTTGATCTCGACGCGGTCGTGGTCGTCGAGATAGGTGAGAAACGGCCGGAGGACGTGCGTTCCCGTTGCTGCATCGACGTGGAGGATCCGATGTTCGGAGTGGGCCGCTTCGCGAGCGTAGTCGAACGATTCGCCCGAAGCCGCGCGGCTCTCTTCGCCACCGGATTTTCCACTCGATTTCGAAGGCGAGTCGAATTCGATCTCGAGCGTCGAAAGCAAAACGTCTTCGACCGCCGCGTCCGCATTTTCGATCAGGACGTCGACTGCGTCCGGGTCGGCCGTGTGATCGCTGGCCGCGAGGATGTCCGCCTTGAGGCTGTCCGGATCGCCGCGGGTCGTCGCGATGCCGCCCTGGGCGCGGTCGGTACTCGTCTCGTCGGGGCGCGTCGCTTTCGTGACGAGCAGGACGGACGCACCCGCTCGAGCGGCGGCTAGAGCGGCCGTACAGCCCGCTATACCGTTGCCGACGACGAGGACGTCGGTGGTGTCGTCGGACCGCTCGCTCGGTTCCCCATCCGTTTGGCCGTCGTCTGCGGCGTGGGACGTGTGCTCGCTCATGATCAGATCTCGAGCATGCGCTCGAGTGCGAGGCCCGCCATCTCTTTTTCCTCGGGAGCGACCTCGATGACGTTGCGTTCCCGCCCCGCACAGAGTTCCTCGAGGACCCAGGTGAGGTAGTTGGGGTCGATCTGGCGCATCGCGTTGCAGTCCATGCACGCGTCGCCACAGAGGGGGACGACGTTCACCTCGGGGTGCCAGCGCTGGAGGTGGTTCGTGAGGTGAATCTCGGTGCCGATCGCCCACGTGTCGCCGGGATCTGCGTTCTCGATCGTCTCGCAAATAGTCGCCGTCGAGCCGGCTTTGTCCGCGGCTTCGACGACCTCGCGGCGACATTCGGGGTGGACGATGACCTTCGCGTCGGGGTTCGATTCGCGAACCTCCTCCAAGTGGTCGACGCGGAACCGCTCGTGGACCTGACAGTAGCCGTTCCAGAGGATGATGTCGTTGTCGACGACCGCAGCGGCGTCTTTGCCGTCGGGATCCCAGGGATCCCACTCGACGGTTTCGTCCGCCATGTCGAGTCGGTGGGCGGTGTTCTCGCCGAGGTGCTTGTCCGGCAAGAACAGGACCTTATCTCCCTTCTCGAAGGCGTACTCGAACGCTTTGTGCGCGTTCGAGGACGTGCAAACGAGACCGCCGTGGCTCGCACAGAACGCCTTCAGATCCGCGTAGGAGTTCATGTACGTGATCGGAATGATATCCTCGTCGGGTGCGGCCTCGGTGATCTTGGCCCAGGCGGCGTCCACTTGAAGCGCTTCTGCCATACCCGCCATCGGACAGGAGGCTTCCATCGACGGCAGGATGACGGTCTGGTCGTCGTCCGTGATGATGTCCGCCGATTCGGCCATGAACGTGACGCCGCCGAAGATCACGTACTCGGCGTCGGCGTTCGCCGCTTCCTTCGATAGCTGGTAGGAGTCGCCGACGAAATCGGCGTGCTCGACGATCTCTCGGCGCTGATAGTTGTGCCCGAGAATCACCACGTCGTCGTCGAGTTCCGCGAGCGCGGCTTCGATGCGCTCCGTTCGCTCATCCTCTTCGAGATCCCGATACCTCGATGGAAGCTGTTCGAGGTTGTCGTATTTGAACAGACTGAGGTCGGTTTCCAGCTCTGCGGTTTCCATCGTTACCATTTGGGTCACCAGTGAGTAATCCTAGTTCACAGAGTACTATTGAATAACTTTTTCCTTCAACCACGACGACCGCACTCGAGATCGGTTCCGACATCGGTATCGCTAGCCTGGCTTCGGACCGGCCGCGTTCGAAGACTGTCGCCGATTCGTGAACTACGGTCTTGTGACTCGAGCACGTAGCGATGGTATGAACGTCGAGGAGTGCTTCGAGGACTTCCGGCGACGGGACTGGGAGCGCGAGTCCGTCGACGGAACGGTCCGGCTGGCGGTAGTCGGAATTGGCGGATTCGCCGAAAACCGCGCGATTCCCGGCGTCCGAGCCGGAACCTACTGCGAACCGACGGTTCTGGTGACCGGATCGCCCCGTCGAACGCGACCGGTCGCCGACGAGTTCGGCGTCGATCACGTCCTCGCGTACGACGACTATCTAGCGGGAGAACTCGAAGGCGAGTACGACGCCGTCTACGTCTCCACGCCGAACGCCTTTCACGCGAAATACGCCCGCTCTGCGGCCGAACGCGGTAAACACGTCATCTGCGAGAAACCGCTCGAGACGAGCGCCGAACGCGCCCGGGAGATCGCCGACGCCTGCGCGCGGGCCGGCGTAACGCTGATGACGGCCTACCGGCTCCAACTCGAGCCGACGGTTCGGCGGTGTCGCGAACTCGTCGCTGCCGGCGTTATCGGAGACGTCGTGCAGGTTCATGGCGGATTCTCCCACCCGCTGCTCGAGTTCGCCGACGCGGACACCTGGCGGCTCGATCCGGACCTCGCGGGCGGCGGCGCGCTGGTCGACCTCGGAATCTATCCGATCAACACCACTCGATACCTCCTCGACGCCGACCCGGTCTCGGCGTACGCCTCGACGCACTCGATCGACGATCCCTTCGACCGCGTCGACGAACACGTCTCAGTCCAGCTCGAGTTCCCGGGGGACGCGACGGCGGCCTGTACGGCGAGCTTCGACGCCCACGCGAGCAGTCAACTTCAGGTGGTCGGTACGAACGGGATGATCTCGGTCTCCTCGCCGTTCGGCGGCGTCGTCCCGCAGGACATCGTCGTCGAGAGCGGCGAGATGCGAACGGAGTACACCGGACCGCCGGTCGACGAAGTCCGCGAGGAGTTCGATTACTTCGGCTACTGCGTGCTGACGGGCACGCGCCCGGAGCCCGACGGAGCGGACGCCATTGTCGACCTTCGGATCATCGACGCCGCCTACGAATCCGCGGAGACGGAGTGTCGGGTCGTGCTGGATCCGTCTCGCAGCGACGCGTCGAACGCCGACCGCGGGTCTTAGTCCCGTTTCGGCGCGGCCGCTCGAACCGTCTCCTCTCGGAGGGACTCGCTCGCCGGCTCGGGGATCACGACGATCGGCCGATCGACGATCGATTCTGCCGCCAACTCGCGGAGGCGAGTTCGAACCGTCGCCGGGTCGCCGGCGACCCCGAGGTCGTCGACCATCTCGTCTGTCACCATCCCCGTCGCCTCCTCTCGAGCGCCCGTTCGCCACGCGTTTGCGATCCGTTCTGCCTCGCGTTCGTATTCGGTCGCGACGGCGTTTCGATACCCCTCGCCGCTGCCGACGTAGTAGGCAACGTGGCGTCGCAGGATCTCTCGAGCGTGTTCGGGGTCGTCGCTCGCCGCCGTCGGAACGTAGGGAGCGACCGTCACGTCGTCGGGATCTCGCCCTCGTTCTCGCGCGGCGTCGGCCACCGTTTCGAAGGCCGCCTCGAGTCCGGAAAACGGGATGTTGTGCGGTATCCACCCGTCACAGAGCCGTCCGACGACGCGTCGGTTCGCGGGCCCGAGCCCGGCGTGATAGAGCGGCACGTCGGCCTCGAGCGCGGGAAAATCGGCGACCTCGAGAAGTTCGCCGTCGTAGCGCACTCGCTCGCCGTCGCCCGCGGTAAACTGCCGGACGAGTTCGATCGTCTCGTGGGCGCGCCGAACCGGCCGGTCGAACGACTCGCCGTGGAGGTCCTCGATCACCTTCTTCGTACTGACCCCCGTTCCCAGGACGAACCGCCCGTCTGAGGCTCGCTCGAGGGAGTTGGCGGTCATCGAGAGCAGGGCGGGCGACCGCGAGTAGACATTGACTATCGCCGTCCCCAGGCCGATCTCGTCGGTCGCGGCCGCCATCTCGGCGAGTTGGACGGCGGCGTTTTCGCCCCAGAGTTCCGTCAGCCAGAGCCTGTCGTAGCCGAGCGATTCCGCGCGCGTTGCGAGGTCGGCCGGTTGCGATCCGCCGAACTCGGAAACGATCAAATCGAGCTTCATACGGTGTAGTCTCTTCCGAACGACAAAAGTCACGGCCACAGTTTCGGATTCGTCGATCGCTTCGGACTCGCGCACACCTATTCATGAATTACGATTATATTCCTCCCGGATCACTATTGGCCAACGCGAAAAATACCGGGATTCGACACCGAGCGCGCGCTTCGCTCTGCCACAAAGAATAAGAAGGCACCAGTCCGTTCTCTTTACGGACACATTTGGAAACGATGACAGGAAACCGTTCTTCACTTACTGAGGGGGAACTGCCGGATGCGGGTGCGGACGGATCTTCGTCCGCCGAGGCAGGCAGTACAGGGCAGTCCGACGGGGAGACAGCGACTGCCGATGGGACGTTGGCTCGAGCCGGCTACACGCAACTTTTCAACGGGATCGAGACGCCGACGTTCGTCCTCGATACCGACGGCGTGATCGTCGAGTGGAGTCAAACGCTCGCCGAGCTAACGGGCGCGAGCCGGGAGGAGGCGGTCGGTCACGACCGGGCCTCGGAGATGTTCTACCCCGACGGTCGCCGGGCGAAGACGCTCGCCGATAAGGTTCTCGAAACCCCTGAGGGAGCACACAGAGAGCACGACGTCGAACTCCGCGATCCGTCGGTCAATCGCGTCGGCGATACGAGTACGATGATCGACCAGCACGGTGACGAACGCCACATCGATTTTTCCGCGACGCCGCTTTACGACGGCGACGAACTGATCGGCGTCGTCGAAGTCGTCATCGATCGGACGGAGACGATCAACGAACGGGATGCCACGACGGCGTTGATCTCGGAGGTCCAGCAGACGACCAATTCGATCAAACAGGGCAACCTGTCCGCTCGAGCCCAGCGCAAGTCGGCATTTTCCTCGCTCGACCCCGAACTCGTCGAGGTGATCGACTCGATAAACGAGATGGCCCAGAACCTCGCGGATATTACCGGACAGGTCAACGAGCACGCAGAGCAGATGGAAACGGCGACCGACGAGGCCAACGAAGCGGCGACCGAAATCGCCCAGAACGTCTCTCAGCAAAACGAGTTGATCGAGGACGCGACGACCGAGATCCAGTCGTTCGCTGCCGAAATCGAAGAGGTCGCCGCCGAGGCAAACGAGGTGAGCGCGGCCGCCGAAGCCTCGCTCGAGACCGCAGAGGACGGCCTGGAAGCCGGCGAGACGACTCGCGAGGCCACTGAGGAGGTCGTCGAAATCGGGAACGAACTCTCCGAAAGCGTGCGGGAGCTATCCGAGCAGATCCAGGATATCGACGAGGTGATCGAAGTGATCTCGGACATCGCCGACGAGACGAACCTGCTCGCGATCAACGCGACCATCGAAGCCGCGGGCTCCGATCAGGGCGGTGAGCGCTTCGCCGTCGTCGCCGATCACGTCAAGGAACTCGCCGACGAGACCAACCAGCACGCAGACGAGATCACACGGAGTATCTCGGAGCTACAGGCCCAATCCGAGAAAACCGCCTCGGCCGTCGAACGCTCGCAGGATCGAATCCAGCACGCTGACGAACAGATCGAGCAGATGCACAGTTCACTCGAGGAAATCAGCGACTCCGTGGAGGAGGCGGCCCACGGCATTTCGGAAGTCGCCCGCGTGACCGACGAACAGGCGACGTCAGTCGAAGAGCTCACCGAAACGCTCCAGACAGTCCGGGATCGCTCCGATCGCTCGGAGGAGGCGACTCAGAAGATCGTCGAGACGACCAACGAGCAAGAACAGATCATGACGACGCTCATCGACCGCGTCGACGAGTTGACGGAAGCGGATCGCTGACGACTTCGCACTGTCCGAGACTGATCGCTGACGGACTGTCGATGGAATCGGGTTTTCCACCCCCTCGTGTGCTCCCAGCGACGGGAATCAACAACTGTTAGGTCCGCCGCCTGTGACTGGTGAGCCATGACAGACGCATCCTCTCTCGCTCGAGGCGTCCGCGAGGGCGACCTTCGATTGCACGAACTCGAAGATCACGCGGATCACGATACCGCCGCGGCCGCGCGGCGACTGTTGCTCGAGACCGAGACCGACGCGGATCTCGAGGCGATCGGTTCCTACGGCTTCGAGGCCGAGGCGGCCGAGTCGGCCATCGAGAACATGCTCGGAGCGGCCCAGATTCCGATGGGGATCGCCGGGCCGGTTTCGATCGACGGCGGCGCGGCCTCGGGCGAGTACTATCTCCCGCTCGCGACCACCGAAGGGGCGCTGCTCGCGTCCGTCAACCGTGGTCTCTCGGTGCTCGAGGACGCCGGCGGCGTCGACGCCCGGGTGACCAAACACGGGATGACCCGCGCGCCGGTCTTTCGGGTCTCGGGCGTCGTCGAGGCGGCCGAGACGGTCGAGTGGGTCGAGGAAAACGAACCGCGACTCCGCGAGGCGGCTGAGGGAACGACGAATCACGGCGAACTGATCGGCCTCGAGCCCTACGTCGTCGGCGACTCGGTGTTCCTGCGATTCGCCTACGACACGAAAGACGCGATGGGGATGAACATGGCGACGATCGCGACCGAAGCCGCCTGCGAGGTCGTCGAAGCGGAGACGCCCGCCTCGCTCGTGGCGCTCTCGGGAAATCTCTGTTCTGACAAGAAACCTGCCGCGATCAACGCAATCGAGGGGCGCGGGCGCTCGGTCACCGCGGACGTCGTCGTTCCGGGTGAACTGGTCGAGGACCGCCTCCACACCACCGCGTCGGCGATCGTCGAAGCGAACACGCGAAAGAACCTGGTCGGGAGCGCGAAAGCCGGGAGTCTCGGGTTCAACGCTCACGCGGCGAACGTCGTCGCCGCGGTTTTCCTCGCGACCGGACAGGACGAGGCGCAAGTCGTCGAAGCGGCCAACGCCATCACGACGATGGAGACCCGGGAGCGAGCCGACACCACCGACCTGTACGCGAGCGTCTCGCTGGCCTCTCTCGAGGTCGGTACCGTTGGCGGCGGCACGAAACTCCCGACGCAGGCCGAGGCCCTCGACATCGTCGGCGTCCGCGGCGGCGGCGACCCCGCGGGATCGAACGCCGACGCGCTCGCGGAAGTGATCGCCACCGGCGCGCTGGCCGGTGAACTCTCCCTGCTCGCCGCGCTTGCCTCGAACCACCTCGCGAGCGCTCACGAG is a genomic window containing:
- the gfo6 gene encoding D-xylose 1-dehydrogenase Gfo6, which codes for MNVEECFEDFRRRDWERESVDGTVRLAVVGIGGFAENRAIPGVRAGTYCEPTVLVTGSPRRTRPVADEFGVDHVLAYDDYLAGELEGEYDAVYVSTPNAFHAKYARSAAERGKHVICEKPLETSAERAREIADACARAGVTLMTAYRLQLEPTVRRCRELVAAGVIGDVVQVHGGFSHPLLEFADADTWRLDPDLAGGGALVDLGIYPINTTRYLLDADPVSAYASTHSIDDPFDRVDEHVSVQLEFPGDATAACTASFDAHASSQLQVVGTNGMISVSSPFGGVVPQDIVVESGEMRTEYTGPPVDEVREEFDYFGYCVLTGTRPEPDGADAIVDLRIIDAAYESAETECRVVLDPSRSDASNADRGS
- the nadA gene encoding quinolinate synthase NadA, which gives rise to MVTMETAELETDLSLFKYDNLEQLPSRYRDLEEDERTERIEAALAELDDDVVILGHNYQRREIVEHADFVGDSYQLSKEAANADAEYVIFGGVTFMAESADIITDDDQTVILPSMEASCPMAGMAEALQVDAAWAKITEAAPDEDIIPITYMNSYADLKAFCASHGGLVCTSSNAHKAFEYAFEKGDKVLFLPDKHLGENTAHRLDMADETVEWDPWDPDGKDAAAVVDNDIILWNGYCQVHERFRVDHLEEVRESNPDAKVIVHPECRREVVEAADKAGSTATICETIENADPGDTWAIGTEIHLTNHLQRWHPEVNVVPLCGDACMDCNAMRQIDPNYLTWVLEELCAGRERNVIEVAPEEKEMAGLALERMLEI
- a CDS encoding L-aspartate oxidase, yielding MSEHTSHAADDGQTDGEPSERSDDTTDVLVVGNGIAGCTAALAAARAGASVLLVTKATRPDETSTDRAQGGIATTRGDPDSLKADILAASDHTADPDAVDVLIENADAAVEDVLLSTLEIEFDSPSKSSGKSGGEESRAASGESFDYAREAAHSEHRILHVDAATGTHVLRPFLTYLDDHDRVEIKEDTAALELLTHEGRVHGIVTDERATGQPIYAGATILATGGIGALYGRSTNPDAATGDGIAMAALAGADVADMEYVQFHPTAYAGSESSRVSNGDGETAEDDDPFLLSEALRGEGAVLRNGDGERFMPEYHPQGDLAPRDVVARAVADEREATGEVVLDVSPLEFDAEFPTLAEKCRDRGVTGEEIPVAPCEHFLCGGIDVDGRGRTTLDRLYAVGECARTGVHGANRLASTSLLEGLVWGRRAGADAAGAEPEPGVIDAPELVDRDPDLPDRFAAEKSRRLKRTMDEHLGLRRNRDEIGRASAILRRLKGEVDAYTRTRTARDLYELRNACVTALLIARAASENPTSKGCHYLEDGSEPNANAAADD
- a CDS encoding methyl-accepting chemotaxis protein yields the protein MTGNRSSLTEGELPDAGADGSSSAEAGSTGQSDGETATADGTLARAGYTQLFNGIETPTFVLDTDGVIVEWSQTLAELTGASREEAVGHDRASEMFYPDGRRAKTLADKVLETPEGAHREHDVELRDPSVNRVGDTSTMIDQHGDERHIDFSATPLYDGDELIGVVEVVIDRTETINERDATTALISEVQQTTNSIKQGNLSARAQRKSAFSSLDPELVEVIDSINEMAQNLADITGQVNEHAEQMETATDEANEAATEIAQNVSQQNELIEDATTEIQSFAAEIEEVAAEANEVSAAAEASLETAEDGLEAGETTREATEEVVEIGNELSESVRELSEQIQDIDEVIEVISDIADETNLLAINATIEAAGSDQGGERFAVVADHVKELADETNQHADEITRSISELQAQSEKTASAVERSQDRIQHADEQIEQMHSSLEEISDSVEEAAHGISEVARVTDEQATSVEELTETLQTVRDRSDRSEEATQKIVETTNEQEQIMTTLIDRVDELTEADR
- the hmgA gene encoding hydroxymethylglutaryl-CoA reductase (NADPH) — translated: MTDASSLARGVREGDLRLHELEDHADHDTAAAARRLLLETETDADLEAIGSYGFEAEAAESAIENMLGAAQIPMGIAGPVSIDGGAASGEYYLPLATTEGALLASVNRGLSVLEDAGGVDARVTKHGMTRAPVFRVSGVVEAAETVEWVEENEPRLREAAEGTTNHGELIGLEPYVVGDSVFLRFAYDTKDAMGMNMATIATEAACEVVEAETPASLVALSGNLCSDKKPAAINAIEGRGRSVTADVVVPGELVEDRLHTTASAIVEANTRKNLVGSAKAGSLGFNAHAANVVAAVFLATGQDEAQVVEAANAITTMETRERADTTDLYASVSLASLEVGTVGGGTKLPTQAEALDIVGVRGGGDPAGSNADALAEVIATGALAGELSLLAALASNHLASAHEDLGR
- a CDS encoding LLM class flavin-dependent oxidoreductase codes for the protein MKLDLIVSEFGGSQPADLATRAESLGYDRLWLTELWGENAAVQLAEMAAATDEIGLGTAIVNVYSRSPALLSMTANSLERASDGRFVLGTGVSTKKVIEDLHGESFDRPVRRAHETIELVRQFTAGDGERVRYDGELLEVADFPALEADVPLYHAGLGPANRRVVGRLCDGWIPHNIPFSGLEAAFETVADAARERGRDPDDVTVAPYVPTAASDDPEHAREILRRHVAYYVGSGEGYRNAVATEYEREAERIANAWRTGAREEATGMVTDEMVDDLGVAGDPATVRTRLRELAAESIVDRPIVVIPEPASESLREETVRAAAPKRD